The Pedosphaera parvula Ellin514 genome contains the following window.
GAAATAGTTATGGCTCAAACAATGGAAGCAGAAGTGCCAAACGCGGCAACAGATCCTCGAATCGACCCACAAATTCGGTCGTTCCTTGCGGATCTCAACAAAGATAGCAGTCCGTTTTGGGAACTGCCGCAACCCACGCCGCAGGAAATCATTACCGCCCTGCAGAACAAGACCCCGGTGGACATTTCCGGCGTGACCACCACTGAACGAACCATCACCCAGGATGGACTCACGGTGAAGTTGTACATCATGACACCGAAGCAAGTGACAGGCAAACCTGGGGTGCTGTTGTTTATCCACGGTGGTGTCTGGATCGTCGGCAACTTCCAGAACCATCAACGACTGTTGCGCGACCTCGTTGTCGGCTCCGGTCAGGTCGGTGTCTTTGTGGAATATACGCCACTGCCCAAAGCAAAATTTCCGACGCAAGTGGAGGAATGTTACGCGGCGCTTAAGTGGGTTGCCGCGCATGCTGGTGAGTTCGGCGCCGATGGCAGCCGCATTGCCATCGCCGGCAACTCGGTTGGCGGCAACATGACCGCAGCCATGACACTCATGGCGAAGGATCGGAAAGGCCCGAAGATCGCTTGCCAGGTGCTCTTAATTCCTGCCACCGATGCGAGCGTCGATACTGATTCATATCATGAGTTTGCGACCGGACGATTCCTGCCGCGTGCGTTCATGAAGTATGGATGGGATCTCTATGCACCCGATGAAGAGACGCGCAACAACCCTTACGTGTCGCCACTCCGGGCAGGCAACGAGGAACTCCAGGGCTTGCCGCCGGCACTCGTCATCACTGC
Protein-coding sequences here:
- a CDS encoding alpha/beta hydrolase, which codes for MAQTMEAEVPNAATDPRIDPQIRSFLADLNKDSSPFWELPQPTPQEIITALQNKTPVDISGVTTTERTITQDGLTVKLYIMTPKQVTGKPGVLLFIHGGVWIVGNFQNHQRLLRDLVVGSGQVGVFVEYTPLPKAKFPTQVEECYAALKWVAAHAGEFGADGSRIAIAGNSVGGNMTAAMTLMAKDRKGPKIACQVLLIPATDASVDTDSYHEFATGRFLPRAFMKYGWDLYAPDEETRNNPYVSPLRAGNEELQGLPPALVITAENDPLRDEGEAYARKLKEAGVAVTATRYNGMIHDFVLLNAIYKVPGVQAALEEASDAIRDALKP